In the genome of Bacillus thuringiensis, the window TAATTAAAAAATTCTTAAGAATTTACATGACAAAATAATAAGAAATATGTGAGAAATTGATTTTATACAAAAGGGATGGAGTGAAAGAGATGTCAACAAATGTAGTTACTGTAGAAAGTGTAGAAAAAACGTATGGGAAAAGAAATGAGAATCAGTCAAAAGCATTAAGGGGTGTATCGTTAAGTATTAAAGAAGGAGAATTTGTCGGGATCATGGGACCTTCTGGTTCTGGAAAAACGACTTTACTTAATGTGATAAGTACACTTGACCAAGCGACAGGTGGTAGTGTGACGATAGCTAGTACAAATATTACTTCTATGAAGGGCAATGCGTTATCTGATTTTCGCTCTCAAAAATTAGGTTTCATTTTTCAAGATTTTAATCTACTAGAAAACTTATCAATTTATGAAAATATAGCTTTACCACTTTCTTTGCAAGGCGTACCGTCAAGTGAGATTACTGGAAAGGTAAATGACGTTGCAAAAAAATTAGGCATCACTGAAATTTTAACAAAATATCCGACTGCGGTTTCTGGAGGACAAAAGCAAAGAACAGCGGCGGCAAGAGCTTTAGTACATAATCCAGCAATTGTATTAGCAGATGAACCGACAGGAGCGCTTGATAGTAAAAATGCAAAAAGTTTATTAGAAGCGATGCAAGATTTACATGAAAATCATAATGTAAGTATTTTAATGGTTACACACGATGCATTTAGTGCAAGTTATTGTGAGCGTATTTTATTTATTCAAGATGGTCTTCTTTATAAAGAATTAAATCGTCAAGGCACTAGAGAGAATTTCTATCAAGACATTTTAGGTGTGCTCGCTCATATGGGCTCAGCTGCTGAGTCTAAGTAGGGGGCGAAACTATGTTATTTAAATTATCACGTCATAGTATGAAAAAGATGTTAAAAGATTATATGGTTTTACTTATTGGCCTTGTTATTAGTATTAGTATTTTCTACATGTTCCAAACAATGGCGATGAATAGTGAATTTACGAAAGATAATAGTCTAATTAGTAGTATTAGACTCGTCTTTTGGGTAGGTGCAATACTATTATCTTTCATTACTGTATTTTATATTATATATGCCAACTCTTTCTTGCTCACGTTAAGAAGAAAAGAACTCGGTATGTACATGATGCTTGGTGCGAAAAAGAAAAAAGTAGCACAGTTATTATTTATTGAAACATTCGGTATGGGTATTGTTAGTATTATTATCGGTATTTTAGTAGGGATGTTACTTGCAAGTGTAGCAGGGAACCTTTTAATGAATGGAATGGAAATTTCAGCAAAAGGTAGTTACGCATCTGTATACACACCAGCAATTTTAGTTACAGCTATTTTCTTCTTAATACTATTTTTCATTACTGGCGTAATGAACAGTGTCCGATTGTTACGTAAAACTGAACTAGAATTAATTCGTGAAGATGAAACACTAGATGAAGTGAAGAAAAGTAAAACTCGCATTATTATAATGACAGTACTTGGTGTATTACTAGTAAGTACAGGGTACTATTTTATGATCAATGTAAAGATATATGCTGAATTAGGTTTTATTATAGCAACCATCGTTACAACACTTGGAACATATTTTATCTTTAGTTCATTACTCCCATTTTTTGTGATGAAAATTAAGGGGAATAAAAAACGAAATGAAACGGGCTTAAATAGTTTTACATATGCACAGCTACGCTTTCGAGTAAATAGTTTATCGAGAGTATTAGGTACTGTAGCTATGTTAATTGCATTAGGCGCAGGTGCGATGACGGCAGGTATGGCGTTCCAAAAAAATGTAGGTATTATGACAGACTTTTCTCGTGTATATGATGTTGTAATTCATGATTCGAATGATCAAGACAAAGCTGCCTTAAAAGAAATGGAAATTGTTGAAGAAAGCAAGTACAAATATAAAGTAGATGGAGAAGCGGTTTATTATTTACGTAACGACTTAACTGCGAAACCACCACTTGTTTCAGACCATTTTGATACAAAAACGTTAAAAGAGCCTGTTCGTAAACGTGTGACTGAACCTTTAACTGAACCTGTATATTCAGCTTTAGAGGCTCCTGAATTAGCAAAATTCCCTCGTATGCCAAAGGATTGGGAAGACGCAGTTGTAAGAGAGATACAAATTACGCATAATCAATTTAGCGGAAAACCAGTAAGAATTGCAGACGAAGAGCATTATAAAGGAATTCAAGGAACAGAACACACTGTAATATTAGCAAAAGTAGATGATATGAAAAAATATAAACCGTTATTGATCGAAATAGACAAGAGACAAAAAGCACAAATTGAAAAAGCAACAGGTGAAAAGGTAGACTTATTTACGAAAATGACAATTTATCAGTTTATGAACAGCTTCATGAGCGGAACAATGTTTATGGGATTTTTCCTCGGAATTGCCTTTTTAGCAATGATGGCAAGTTCCCTTATGTTCAAAATATTAACAGGTGCTTCTCGCGACGTACGCCGTTATGAAATGTTACGAAAAATTGGTGTGAGACGCAGTATGTTAACGAAAAGTATATATAAAGAAATTTCATATTTATTTATCTTCCCAGCGATCATTGGCATTTCTCACGTTTTAGTAGGGCTTAACTTATTTAGCTTTATATTAGTTGACCCGTTTGTGAAAGTGTGGGTGCCAATAGGAATTTTCTTAGTCATTTATTTCATTTATTACTGGATAACTGTTCAACTTTATAAAGGTATGGTAATGCCGAAAGAAGAGGTAGCTAAATAGTTTATGAAACGAGTCCTTGTGTTGAGAATAAGGGCTCTTTTTTTATGTTTTTTATAAAGAAGGAAAAGATTGGATAATGGTCGAAAAATATAATGTAACTTCCAAGAAATGACTAAAGCAATACTATTTTGTCGAGAGAAAGGATACGAAGTATGAAAGAAATGCTACAGTTATTTCGCAACAAAGTGTATGCACGTTTTTTTCTAGCGAATATTTTAGAACGACTCGGTTCTATGATTGCTGGAGTTTCTTTAATGTTTTATTTGTTAGACCAATACGGAAAACAACCAGTTTACGCAACGATGACACAAATTATGATGGCATTACCTGCATTAATCTTTTTTCTATTAGTAGGGACGGTAGTGGATCGTTTTGATAGACAGCGTATTTGTACGGTAAGTAACATATGTTGTTCGCTTTGTAATATCGGAATTCTAATTTCGCTTTATTACGGGATGATTATACTCGTCTTTATATTTTTATTTTTGGAAAATGCATGTATACAATTTTTCTCTCCGTCAGAACAGTCGATGATACAGGGAGTAGTTGAATCAGACCAATACGGTGCAGCAGCGGGTATTAATCAAATGGTAAATAGTTTGTATGCTTTGTTTGGTGTAGGAATTGCAACGATGGTGTACTGGACTTTTGGAATTTACGGGAGCATTTTAGTAAATACGCTCACTTTTATTATGAGTGGTATTTTGATTCAAACGATCTCCATTCCAGAAAAAGTTCGTTTACCAAATGGTAGAACAAAATGGAAAGAAGTTAATTTGAAGATGTTAATAACAGAGTTTAAAGAAGGGATTAGGTATATATACCAAAATGAAACTTTAAAAAAATTACTTTTAGGATTTATCGTATTTGGATTATTAAATGGTGTTTTAAGTGTATCCACTACTTACATATTAAAATACAAACTAGCTCCAGAAACGTATGAAAGTTTAGCGATGGTGGGCGGTGTAGTTGGAGGGATTTCATTACTAATTGGAAGCATAGTAGCAACGAGTATAGGTAAGAAATATGCGCCAAAATCTATTATAGTTTTTGGTATGGCAGGCTCAGGAGTCTTCTTTGGTATGTGTTACTTTGTAAATTACGTATGGTCTTTTTATGTATGTATCGCTTTAGCGACATTCTTTTTACCGTTTATTAATGTTGCAATATCAGGTTGGATGTATGATATCGTAGAAGAATCGTTTATGGGGCGTGTTCAAAGTTTGCTAAGTCCATTAACGACAGGGTTTCAATTGTTATCTCTTGGAGCGATAGCTATGTTATTCCCGAAATGGATTGAGGCGGATACTTTGTATATTATTTTATTTGGTTTATTATTTTTTGTTACGTGTTTATACCAAGCTATTTTACCTAGTGGGCAAAAGCGAGTACATGTTGTAGCTAAAGAGATGTGACATATTTAGCTCTTTTTGTTTCTAGATATTCTATCGAATGGTAAGGGGTAATAGTTATGTTCATGCGAACTGCTAAGTGGTGTTGGATTACTTGTTTACAATTATTAGCTGCAATTCTATGTATAATCTGTTTAGGTGCGCTCCCTCGATTATTTAAGGGATTGCAAATTGATTTAATCGGTTTTTGGAACACGATTGTGTTTATTGGAGGAAAGTTACTCCGACCATGGGAAATTACATTTGGATTTCGAGACTCGAGGAAATTATTTCCGCAAATATGGATTCATTATAGTGAAACTATGATTGTATTTCTATCAGCTTTTTTACTATCTTTGCTTATAGCGTATGTACTTGTTGTTTGGGTATTGCAGCGTTCTCATATGAAGCAAAAAATGTGGAATGGAGTTTTTCTTACGTTAGAGAGTATACCGGATATATTACTTATTTTATTATCACAACTTCTTGTTGTAATTATGTTTCAAAAAACAGGATTTATGCCGGTCAAACTGGCTGGATTAGGGGAAGAAAGGATACGTTTGTTACCAATTATATGTCTTACAATACCAACAACATTATTGTTTATTAAACTGTTTTTATTACGGTTTAAAGAAGAATTAGAGAAAGATTATAGTTTGTTTGCCAAGAGTAAAGGGCTAAGCTTACGGCATATTTTGACACATCATATTTCAAGAAATGTTTTATTAACGACAATTTATTACGCGAAAACAAATATTTTATTTATGCTTTCTAATTTATATATTATTGAATGGATATTTAATACATATGGTATGTTTGTTTTTGTAAAAGAAAATTCTAAATTAGAAATATTTACAGTGAGTCTAGTAATATTATACGTACCGCTTTTTATACTATTTCGTATATTACATACGCTTTTACAAAATGTTATAAGGGAGCGTGTGTAACATGTGGCAAGTTGTAAAAAGAGATGTGAGATTTTGGATAGGTGTTACTTTTCTGAGTGTACTAATGATTATTAGTATTGGATATACGTTATTTTTCGATGGGAATATTCGTGAACTTACGATGATGTATAACGAAAAAGGAGAACTAGAGGCTGCGCCATTTTCGCCATCAAGTAAATTTTGGTTCGGAAGTGATACGAAAGGCCGTGACCTTGTCCAATTAATAATAGAAGGCGCGAAATGGACAGTTGGAGCGAGTATAATTATAGCAACTTTACGAGTTATAGTTGGAGGAGGGATTGGGTTACTTCTTGGTATGTATGGTAAACGATCATTCCCAGTTATTTCATCCTTTTTTGATCCTTTTAGTATTGTACCGATGGTTATGATTTCTTATTTTATGTTAAATGAAGTATTAACGTTTGATAGTGGAGCAGAAGTTGTGCCGTTATATTTGCGTGTGGCATTTCAAATTATAGTTCTTGTATGTCTTGCTGCACCAACGGTTATGTTGTATGTAGCGCAAGAAGTTAAACGTATTAAGAAAGAAGAATTTATGTTGGCAGCCACTGTGCTTGGCGGGAGTAAGTGGCAAAGGTTAAAGCGCCATATATGGCCTCATATGTTGCCATCATTTCTTTTATTAGTAGCACAACAATTTGTGAGTACTTTATTACTTCTTTTACACCTTGGTTTGTTGCAATTATTCTTTGGTGGAACAATAACCTTCAGTGGAATGGATCCAGATAGTGTAACAAAAGAATGGACCGGCCTAGTTGGTCAAAACTTCCGCCACTTAACTACTCATACATGGATTGTACTTATACCGATTGCTTTTTATAGTATGACAATTTTAGCTGGAAACCTTATTAGTAATAGCATGCAAGATGCGATTAAGCTAGGAAATGTGAGAAGGCCAGAGCGGGAAGGTAGAGAAGTGCAAGTAGAGAAACAAGTACAACCAACTATGAATGACTTTTCTTTTTATAGGGAGATACAAAAGTAAAGAAAGATAGCTGAAGACAAATCGTTTTCAGCTATCTTTTTTCGCTTAAAGTGGAGGTAAATCAATCTTACCTTCTTCAAATAATTCTTTTATCATATGCTTCGTATAACCAGCGGCTTGACCAAATGTGATTTTTGCTGGCATTGGTGCTTCGTTAGCATCTACAACTACATCAATAATACACGGTTTATTTTGTTTTACTGCATTTTCGAAAGCGGGAAGTAGTTCATCTAAATTCTCAACACGGTATCCAATACCTCCACACGCCTCTGCATATTTTGCAAAATCAGGGTTCGTTAAATCTGTTTCGAATTCGATGTTACCCATGACTTCTTGCTCGAATTTAATCATCGCAATTTTATTATTGTTTAATACGACGACAACGATTGGTAATTTATATTTTACAGCTGTTACGAAGTCATTCATCGTCATTCCAAATCCGCCATCACCACAAACTGCAAACACTTGTTTATCCGGGAACGCAATTTTTCCAGCAAGAGCACCAGGTAAACCGCAACCAAGTGTTGCGAGCCAGCTAGAAATGACAAATTGCTGGTTCGTCATACGGAAGTGCCTTGCGGTCCATACTGTTACATTTCCGACATCGACTGATAGAATTGCATCATCATGTGCTACTTGCTGCAGAGCATGCATAACGCGTTGTGGTTTAATTGGAATGGAAGAGTCTTCTTCTTGCTCGTGTAATTTTTCTTCCCACTTTTTCATCATTTCTTGATAATGTTCTAAGAAGGAATGGTCTGTGTGTTTTTCAACATTTTCAATTAACCATCGCAATGTTTTATCAGCATCACCAGCTAAACCAATATCTGTCGCGTAACGTTTCCCGATTTGGGCAGGATCTGTATCGATATGAATTGTTTTTGCTTTTTCAGGTAAGAAGCCGGTGAACGGATAAGAAGTACCGACCATAATTAAAGTATCTGCATGCTTCATTGCTTCATAAGAAGGTTTCGTTCCAATTAATCCTAATCCACCAATACAAAGAGGGTGTTCATCAGGAATAATTCCTTTAGCAGGTAATGTAAGTACGATTGGAGCACCAATATGTTCTGCCAATGCAAGTAAAGATTCTCTCGCATGTTTTGTTCCTTTTCCTGCTAAAATCACAGGCTTTTTCGCTTCATTTATTGCGAGTTTTGCTCCATCTAAATCTTCTTTTTGTGGAAACAACTCAGGTAAAGTAAAAGAAGTATTTGTAATACGAGCACCATTTTTCACTTCGAATTTCGGGACATCATCTGGAATTGTAAGAACGGATACACCTTTTTTCGTATAAGCCATTCGAATTGCTTGATTCACTACGGCAGGTAGTTGCTCTGCTGACATAATACGCTGGTTATAAACCGCAACATCATCAAACATTCTTTCTAAATTTACTTCTTGGAAAAAGTCCGTTCCAAGTAAATCGGTTTCTACTTGACCTGAAATTGCTAGAACAGGGGCTTTATCGAGTTTCGCATCATATAAACCATTTAATAAATGAATAGCACCAGGTCCTGCAATTGCCATACAAACGCCAAGTTTTCCTGTTAATTTCGCATAGGCAGCCGCTGCTAATGCACCAGCTTCTTCATGGCGAACTTGAATGAATTTAATTTTATCTTGTTTTTTTCTTAAAGCTTCAATGATAGAATTGATGGAATCTCCAGGCATACCGTATATGTGTTCTACTCCCCAGTCAATTAATAAATCAACTAATGCTTCACCAGCTGTTTTTCCAAACATAATTGTTCCTCCTTATAATAGGTAGATAACATTATGTTTTGGATAAAAAGGAAAAATATACAAATAAGAAAATTTATCTGGTTATTTGTAATCTAAGAATCAGTGTGGGAGGAACAAAAGTTTCACTTTAGCAACTTTAATGATGACCAGCGAATAAAGTGAACACTGTTATTAGTAAAAAACCACTAGTTGCCCATATTAGAAATGTAAGGAAAGAGAGCTGTTTCTTAGCTTTCCAAAGCATTTCATGAATTGTGACATATCCAAGTGAACCAATAGCACTTCCCATAATGAGTCCTTGCAGGTGAAGAGCTTTTCCTTCCATCAAAATGCCAAAAACTGTGCCAGTGCCGAGAATAAGAGAAAGTAATAAAGTCGTTAATAAAAAGGAAATATATTTATGTTTTGTAAAAAGAAATGGAATAATTAAAGCTAATCCTTCTGGAATATGGTGAACGACAATTGCTATTAAAAACGGAATGGCAGAGTCATTATGATTTATAAAAGCTGTACCTAACGCAAATCCACTTGGTATATTATGAATAAATATAGCGAAAGAGAGAAAAAGGAAGGTTTGCCATGCTTGTTGATCTTTTTTATGTATCATTGGATGATGACAATAGTTATCTAATAAGCTCATAACTAAAATACCGATGGCTATACCAAGTATAGGCCCAATCATTTCGTAGCTTGAAAATGTTTCAGGAATAATTTCAAGGGATAAAAGCCCAAGCAAAATACCGCCACATAATGCATATAAACGATGCATTTTTTCTTCAATTAGCTGGCGTGTAGCAATGCCAACAGCACCGCCTAATAATAAGCCACCAAATGAAAAAAATGTAACTATCATAGGAATCCATAATCGTTCCATAGTATCACACTCCGATTCTTCCACCTTATTTTTAGCTTACGAAAAGGAAAGTTAGATTAGTCCAAGTAATTGTGTTTGATTATAGAGAAAAAAGTAGTGATTCGTTATAATTTATATATTAAATTTAAGTGAGAAAATGAAAAGGGGAATTGGTTATGCAACAAATTAAAAAAATAGGAAACTCATTTTGGTATATGACACCTGTTTCTGAAACAGATAGGCCTATCTTAGGAATGGTCGTTGGACAAGAAAAAACGTTAATGATTGATGCAGGGAATTCAGAAGAACATGCACAATTATTTTTAGAAATGTTAAAAGAAAAAAATGTATCGAA includes:
- a CDS encoding ABC transporter ATP-binding protein, producing the protein MSTNVVTVESVEKTYGKRNENQSKALRGVSLSIKEGEFVGIMGPSGSGKTTLLNVISTLDQATGGSVTIASTNITSMKGNALSDFRSQKLGFIFQDFNLLENLSIYENIALPLSLQGVPSSEITGKVNDVAKKLGITEILTKYPTAVSGGQKQRTAAARALVHNPAIVLADEPTGALDSKNAKSLLEAMQDLHENHNVSILMVTHDAFSASYCERILFIQDGLLYKELNRQGTRENFYQDILGVLAHMGSAAESK
- a CDS encoding FtsX-like permease family protein gives rise to the protein MLFKLSRHSMKKMLKDYMVLLIGLVISISIFYMFQTMAMNSEFTKDNSLISSIRLVFWVGAILLSFITVFYIIYANSFLLTLRRKELGMYMMLGAKKKKVAQLLFIETFGMGIVSIIIGILVGMLLASVAGNLLMNGMEISAKGSYASVYTPAILVTAIFFLILFFITGVMNSVRLLRKTELELIREDETLDEVKKSKTRIIIMTVLGVLLVSTGYYFMINVKIYAELGFIIATIVTTLGTYFIFSSLLPFFVMKIKGNKKRNETGLNSFTYAQLRFRVNSLSRVLGTVAMLIALGAGAMTAGMAFQKNVGIMTDFSRVYDVVIHDSNDQDKAALKEMEIVEESKYKYKVDGEAVYYLRNDLTAKPPLVSDHFDTKTLKEPVRKRVTEPLTEPVYSALEAPELAKFPRMPKDWEDAVVREIQITHNQFSGKPVRIADEEHYKGIQGTEHTVILAKVDDMKKYKPLLIEIDKRQKAQIEKATGEKVDLFTKMTIYQFMNSFMSGTMFMGFFLGIAFLAMMASSLMFKILTGASRDVRRYEMLRKIGVRRSMLTKSIYKEISYLFIFPAIIGISHVLVGLNLFSFILVDPFVKVWVPIGIFLVIYFIYYWITVQLYKGMVMPKEEVAK
- a CDS encoding MFS transporter, producing the protein MRSMKEMLQLFRNKVYARFFLANILERLGSMIAGVSLMFYLLDQYGKQPVYATMTQIMMALPALIFFLLVGTVVDRFDRQRICTVSNICCSLCNIGILISLYYGMIILVFIFLFLENACIQFFSPSEQSMIQGVVESDQYGAAAGINQMVNSLYALFGVGIATMVYWTFGIYGSILVNTLTFIMSGILIQTISIPEKVRLPNGRTKWKEVNLKMLITEFKEGIRYIYQNETLKKLLLGFIVFGLLNGVLSVSTTYILKYKLAPETYESLAMVGGVVGGISLLIGSIVATSIGKKYAPKSIIVFGMAGSGVFFGMCYFVNYVWSFYVCIALATFFLPFINVAISGWMYDIVEESFMGRVQSLLSPLTTGFQLLSLGAIAMLFPKWIEADTLYIILFGLLFFVTCLYQAILPSGQKRVHVVAKEM
- a CDS encoding ABC transporter permease subunit, with amino-acid sequence MFMRTAKWCWITCLQLLAAILCIICLGALPRLFKGLQIDLIGFWNTIVFIGGKLLRPWEITFGFRDSRKLFPQIWIHYSETMIVFLSAFLLSLLIAYVLVVWVLQRSHMKQKMWNGVFLTLESIPDILLILLSQLLVVIMFQKTGFMPVKLAGLGEERIRLLPIICLTIPTTLLFIKLFLLRFKEELEKDYSLFAKSKGLSLRHILTHHISRNVLLTTIYYAKTNILFMLSNLYIIEWIFNTYGMFVFVKENSKLEIFTVSLVILYVPLFILFRILHTLLQNVIRERV
- a CDS encoding ABC transporter permease subunit, which gives rise to MWQVVKRDVRFWIGVTFLSVLMIISIGYTLFFDGNIRELTMMYNEKGELEAAPFSPSSKFWFGSDTKGRDLVQLIIEGAKWTVGASIIIATLRVIVGGGIGLLLGMYGKRSFPVISSFFDPFSIVPMVMISYFMLNEVLTFDSGAEVVPLYLRVAFQIIVLVCLAAPTVMLYVAQEVKRIKKEEFMLAATVLGGSKWQRLKRHIWPHMLPSFLLLVAQQFVSTLLLLLHLGLLQLFFGGTITFSGMDPDSVTKEWTGLVGQNFRHLTTHTWIVLIPIAFYSMTILAGNLISNSMQDAIKLGNVRRPEREGREVQVEKQVQPTMNDFSFYREIQK
- a CDS encoding pyruvate oxidase, yielding MFGKTAGEALVDLLIDWGVEHIYGMPGDSINSIIEALRKKQDKIKFIQVRHEEAGALAAAAYAKLTGKLGVCMAIAGPGAIHLLNGLYDAKLDKAPVLAISGQVETDLLGTDFFQEVNLERMFDDVAVYNQRIMSAEQLPAVVNQAIRMAYTKKGVSVLTIPDDVPKFEVKNGARITNTSFTLPELFPQKEDLDGAKLAINEAKKPVILAGKGTKHARESLLALAEHIGAPIVLTLPAKGIIPDEHPLCIGGLGLIGTKPSYEAMKHADTLIMVGTSYPFTGFLPEKAKTIHIDTDPAQIGKRYATDIGLAGDADKTLRWLIENVEKHTDHSFLEHYQEMMKKWEEKLHEQEEDSSIPIKPQRVMHALQQVAHDDAILSVDVGNVTVWTARHFRMTNQQFVISSWLATLGCGLPGALAGKIAFPDKQVFAVCGDGGFGMTMNDFVTAVKYKLPIVVVVLNNNKIAMIKFEQEVMGNIEFETDLTNPDFAKYAEACGGIGYRVENLDELLPAFENAVKQNKPCIIDVVVDANEAPMPAKITFGQAAGYTKHMIKELFEEGKIDLPPL
- a CDS encoding ZIP family metal transporter — encoded protein: MERLWIPMIVTFFSFGGLLLGGAVGIATRQLIEEKMHRLYALCGGILLGLLSLEIIPETFSSYEMIGPILGIAIGILVMSLLDNYCHHPMIHKKDQQAWQTFLFLSFAIFIHNIPSGFALGTAFINHNDSAIPFLIAIVVHHIPEGLALIIPFLFTKHKYISFLLTTLLLSLILGTGTVFGILMEGKALHLQGLIMGSAIGSLGYVTIHEMLWKAKKQLSFLTFLIWATSGFLLITVFTLFAGHH